Genomic window (Candidatus Bipolaricaulota bacterium):
CATCGAGGGGCCGTTCATCTCCGAAAAGAGAAAGGGGGCACATAACCCTGACTACATCATCGATCCATCTGTAGAGAAGTTCGATGAGCTCGTGGCCGGGAACGAGGGGTTCATCAAGATCGTCACCCTTGCTCCGGAGCGCCCCGGTGCCGAAAAATTGATCGCCCGCATCAGGGAGATCGGAGCGATCCCATCCCTCGGCCATTCCGACGCGACCTACGATGAGGCCATTGCCGCGATCGAGCGCGGGATCGGGCTCTTCACCCACACCTTCAATGCGATGCGCGAGTTTCACCACCGTGCGCCCGGGGCGGTCGGGGCAGCACTCGTTTCTGCCGTCATGACCGAGCTGATCGCTGACGGGATCCACGTCCATCCCGGGGCGATGCGGCTGCTGTACAAGGCAAAAGGGCCGGACCAAATCTGTCTCATCACCGACGCGATCAGCGCCGCCGGGCTCGCCGATGGCGAGTACAGCCTGGGCGGGTTGCAGGTGCTCGTCAAAGACGCGACCGCCCGGCTGGCCGATGGAACGCTCGCCGGGAGCACGCTCACCATGGATAAAGCGGTGAAGAACTTCATGGCTGCCACCGGTTGCTCCCTCCCCGAGGCGGTGCGTTGCGCCACGCTCAACCCGGCGCGCCTGCTCGGGATCGACGAGCATAAAGGATCGATCGCCGTTGGCAAGGACGCCGATCTGGTAATCTTCGATGAAGATTTCACTGTCCACTACACGATCATCAGCG
Coding sequences:
- the nagA gene encoding N-acetylglucosamine-6-phosphate deacetylase; this encodes MNKLLIRNGTIVLPSHNEIKNTDLLVESGVIAHLGRIPEGIKGQTIDTRGLYVAPGFIDLQVNGGVGHNFEDAAPDEIRKIVDFYVSHGTTGLLPTTVTAPIAGIRATIDRVKHADHPAVLGMHIEGPFISEKRKGAHNPDYIIDPSVEKFDELVAGNEGFIKIVTLAPERPGAEKLIARIREIGAIPSLGHSDATYDEAIAAIERGIGLFTHTFNAMREFHHRAPGAVGAALVSAVMTELIADGIHVHPGAMRLLYKAKGPDQICLITDAISAAGLADGEYSLGGLQVLVKDATARLADGTLAGSTLTMDKAVKNFMAATGCSLPEAVRCATLNPARLLGIDEHKGSIAVGKDADLVIFDEDFTVHYTIISGEVVYARDR